One Panicum virgatum strain AP13 chromosome 9K, P.virgatum_v5, whole genome shotgun sequence genomic region harbors:
- the LOC120651241 gene encoding acetyl-CoA carboxylase 1 isoform X2, protein MVEPYQMNGILNGMPNLRHPSSPSEVDEFCKALGGDSPIHSVLVANNGMAAVKFMRSIRTWALETFGTEKAILLVAMATPEDLKINAEHIRIADQFVEVPGGTNNNNYANVQLIVEIAERTRVSAVWPGWGHASENPELPDALNEKGIIFLGPPSAAMAALGDKIGSSLIAQAAGVPTLPWSGSHVKVPPESCHSIPEEIYKDACVSTTEEAVASCQVVGYPAMIKASWGGGGKGIRKVHNDDEVRALFKQVQGEVPGSPIFIMKVASQSRHLEVQLLCDKHGNVAALHSRDCSVQRRHQKIIEEGPITVAAPETVKELEQAARRLAKCVQYVGAATVEYLYSMETGEYYFLELNPRLQVEHPVTEWIAEINLPAAQVAVGMGIPLYNIPEIRRFYGMDHGGGYHDWRKISAVATKFDLDKAQSVKPKGHCVAVRVTSEDPDDGFKPTSGRVEELNFKSKPNVWAYFSVKSGGAIHEFSDSQFGHVFAFGESRSLAIANMVLGLKEIQIRGEIRTNVDYTVDLLNAAEYRENKIHTGWLDSRIAMRVRAERPPWYLSVVGGALYEASSRSSSVITDYVGYLSKGQIPPKHISLVNLTVTLNIEGSKHTVETVRGGPRSYKLRMNGSEIEAEIHSLRDGGLLMQLDGNSHVIYAETEAAGTRLLINGRTCLLQKEHDPSKLLADTPCKLLRFLVADGSHVDADTPYAEVEVMKMCMPLLLPASGVIHFVMPEGQAMQANDLIATLDLDDPSSVRRAEPFHGSFPKLGPPTAISGKVHQKFAASVNSTHMILAGYEHNINEVVQDLLNCLDSPELPFLQWQELMSVLATRLPKDLRNELDGKYKEYELNPDFRKSKDFPAKLLRGVMEANLAYCSEKDRVTNERLVEPLMSLVKSYEGGRESHARVVVKSLFEEYLSVEELFNDNLQSDVIERLRLQHAKDLEKVVHIVFSHQGVRNKNKLILRLMEALVYPNPSAYRDQLIRFSALNHTSYSELALKASQLLEHTKLSELRTSIARSLSELEMFTEEGERVSTPRRKMAINERMEDLVCAPLAVEDALVALFDHSDPTLQRRVVETYIRRLYQPYLVSGSIRMQWHRAGLIALWEFSEEHLKQRNGQDVLLRQVESPIEKRWGVMVVIKSLQFLATAIDSALKETSQYRAGVGSVSNGTHVNSNQSNMLHIALVGINNQMSTLQDSGDEDQAQERINKLSKILKDNTITSHLNGAGVKVVSCIIQRDEGRPPMRHSFQWSVDKLYYEEDPMLRHVEPPLSIFLELDKVNLEGYTEVKYTPSRDRQWHIYTLTKNKKDQRLNDQRMFLRTIVRQPSATNGFLSGSIDNEVGRTQASSSFTSNSILRSLMGALEEIELHAHSETVRSGHSHMYLCLLREQQLQELIPFSRMADEVDQEEATACTLLKHMALNLYEHVGVRMHRLSVCQWEVKLWLVCDGQASGAWRVVVTNVTGHTCTVDIYREVEDPSTHQLIYHSATATAGPLHGVALNEPYKPLDAIDLKRYAARKNETTYCYDFPLAFETALKRSWKSSNYGVTESNDHNQLYAEVKELIFADSDGAWGTPLISVERPPGINDIGIVAWNMKLSTPEFPSGREIIVVANDVTFKAGSFGPREDAFFDAVTNLACERKLPLIYLAATAGARLGVAEEVKACFHVGWSDDESPERGFHYIYLTEQDYSRLSSSVIAHELKLENGETRWVVDTIVGKEDGLGCENLHGSGAIASAYSKAYKETFTLTFVTGRAVGIGAYLARLGMRCIQRLDQPIILTGFSALNKLLGREVYSSHMQLGGPKIMATNGVVHQTVSDDLEGVSAILKWLSYVPPYVGGPLPIMKPLDPPERPVTYFPENSCDAHAAICGIQDGEGNWLGGMFDRESFVETLEGWAKTVITGRAKLGGIPVGVIAVETQTVMQVIPADPGQVDSAERVVPQAGQVWFPDSATKTAQALLDFNREELPLFILANWRGFSGGQRDLFEGILQAGSTIVENLRTYKQPAFVYIPMGGELRGGAWVVVDSKINPDHIEMYAERTAKGNVLEPEGLVEIKFRPKELEDCMLRLDPELIGLNARLKEMKKQNASNSEMETIRRSMTVRMKHLMPVYTQVATRFAELHDTSARMAAKGVIGKVVDWEESRAFFYGRLRRRVAEDALAKEVKEAAGEQLSHKSALESIKKWYLASKESEGDSDKWNEDESFFAWKDDPKNYENYLEELKAERVSKWFSHLAESSDVKALPNGLSLLLNKMNPSKREQVIDGLRQLLG, encoded by the exons ATGGTGGAGCCCTACCAGATGAACGGCATACTGAACGGGATGCCTAATTTGAGGCATCCGTCCTCTCCATCAGAGGTTGATGAATTCTGTAAAGCGCTTGGTGGAGACTCACCAATACACAGTGTGCTAGTTGCCAACAATGGGATGGCTGCGGTCAAGTTCATGCGCAGCATCCGCACATGGGCCTTGGAGACCTTTGGGACAGAGAAGGCCATTCTCTTGGTTGCTATGGCCACTCCGGAGGACTTGAAGATTAATGCTGAGCACATAAGAATCGCTGACCAATTCGTAGAAGTTCCTGGAGGAACGAATAATAACAACTATGCGAATGTACAGCTTATAGTGGAG ATAGCAGAGAGAACTCGTGTGTCTGCAGTTTGGCCTGGCTGGGGTCATGCATCTGAGAACCCAGAACTTCCAGATGCTCTTAATGAAAAGGGAATAATTTTTCTTGGGCCACCTTCAGCTGCAATGGCTGCACTTGGTGATAAGATTGGTTCTTCTCTTATTGCGCAAGCAGCAGGAGTTCCAACTCTTCCATGGAGCGGATCACAT GTGAAAGTTCCACCAGAAAGCTGCCATTCGATTCCTGAGGAAATATATAAGGATGCTTGCGTTTCCACTACAGAGGAAGCAGTGGCCAGTTGTCAGGTGGTCGGGTATCCTGCCATGATCAAGGCATCTTGGGGTGGCGGTGGTAAAGGAATAAGGAAg GTACATAACGATGATGAGGTAAGGGCACTGTTCAAGCAAGTTCAAGGAGAAGTCCCTGGCTCACCTATATTTATTATGAAAGTGGCATCTCAG aGCCGACATCTGGAGGTTCAGTTGCTCTGTGACAAACATGGCAATGTTGCAGCACTACACAGTCGAGATTGTAGTGTTCAAAGAAGGCACCAAAAG ATTATAGAGGAGGGGCCAATCACAGTTGCCGCTCCAGAGACAGTTAAAGAGCTTGAGCAGGCAGCAAGACGGCTCGCTAAGTGTGTGCAATATGTTGGTGCTGCTACAGTAGAGTATCTGTATAGCATGGAAACCGGTGAATACTATTTCCTGGAGCTTAATCCACGATTGCAG GTAGAACATCCTGTGACTGAATGGATAGCTGAAATAAACTTACCAGCAGCCCAAGTTGCAGTTGGAATGGGTATACCCCTGTATAACATTCCAG AGATTAGACGCTTTTACGGAATGGATCATGGGGGTGGTTATCATGATTGGAGGAAAATATCAGCTGTTGCgactaaatttgatttggataaaGCACAGTCAGTGAAGCCCAAGGGCCATTGTGTTGCTGTCAGAGTTACTAGTGAGGATCCTGATGATGGGTTTAAGCCTACTAGTGGAAGAGTGGAG GAGCTAAACTTTAAAAGCAAACCAAACGTTTGGGCCTATTTCTCTGTTAAG TCTGGAGGAGCAATTCATGAATTTTCGGACTCACAGTTCG GTCATGTTTTTGCATTTGGGGAATCTAGATCTTTGGCCATAGCCAATATGGTTCTTGGGCTGAAAGAGATTCAGATCCGTGGAGAGATTCGCACGAATGTTGATTACACAGTGGATCTTTTGAAT GCAGCAGAATACCGAGAAAATAAGATCCATACTGGTTGGCTTGACAGCAGAATAGCTATGCGGGTTAGAGCAGAGAGGCCCCCATGGTACCTCTCTGTTGTTGGAGGAGCTCTATAT GAAGCATCAAGCAGGAGCTCCAGCGTTATTACCGACTATGTAGGTTATCTCAGCAAAGGTCAGATACCACCAAAG CACATCTCACTTGTCAATTTGACCGTTACTTTAAACATAGAGGGGAGCAAACACACG GTCGAGACAGTGAGAGGTGGACCCCGCAGCTATAAACTAAGAATGAATGGATCAGAGATTGAAGCGGAGATCCATTCACTGCGAGACGGTGGACTTTTAATGCAG TTGGATGGAAACAGTCATGTAATATATGCAGAGACAGAGGCTGCTGGTACACGCCTTCTCATCAATGGTAGGACATGCTTATTACAG AAAGAACACGATCCTTCAAAGTTGTTGGCTGATACACCTTGCAAACTTCTTCGGTTCTTGGTTGCGGATGGCTCTCATGTGGATGCTGATACACCATATGCTGAGGTGGAAGTCATGAAGATGTGCATGCCACTATTACTGCCTGCCTCTGGTGTCATTCACTTCGTTATGCCTGAGGGCCAGGCAATGCAG gcGAATGACCTAATAGCAACATTGGACCTTGATGACCCATCTTCTGTGAGGAGAGCTGAACCATTTCATGGCTCCTTCCCCAAACTGGGACCTCCTACTGCTATTTCTGGCAAAGTTCATCAAAAATTTGCTGCAAGTGTGAATTCTACACACATGATCCTTGCAGGTTATGAACATAATATCAATGAG GTTGTACAAGATTTGCTAAACTGCCTAGACAGCCCTGAGCTCCCTTTTCTACAATGGCAAGAACTAATGTCTGTTTTGGCAACACGACTTCCAAAAGATCTTAGGAATGAG TTGGATGGTAAGTACAAGGAGTATGAATTGAATCCCGACTTCCGCAAGAGCAAGGATTTCCCTGCAAAGTTGTTGAGGGGGGTTATGGAG GCGAATCTTGCATACTGTTCGGAGAAAGATAGGGTTACTAATGAGAGGCTTGTGGAACCACTTATGAGCCTGGTCAAGTCATATGAGGGTGGAAGAGAAAGCCATGCTCGTGTTGTTGTCAAATCTCTGTTTGAGGAGTATCTGTCTGTTGAAGAACTCTTCAATGATAACCTTCAG TCTGATGTTATTGAGCGTCTACGTCTTCAACATGCAAAAGACCTTGAGAAGGTTGTGCACATTGTGTTCTCGCACCAG GGTgtgagaaacaaaaacaaattaatACTACGGCTTATGGAAGCATTAGTATATCCAAACCCATCTGCTTACAGGGATCAGTTGATTCGCTTCTCAGCCTTGAACCATACATCATATTCTGAG CTGGCACTCAAAGCAAGCCAACTTCTTGAGCACACTAAATTGAGTGAGCTTCGCACAAGCATAGCAAGAAGCCTTTCAGAGCTGGAGATGTTCACTGAGGAAGGAGAGCGGGTGTCAACACCTAGAAGAAAGATGGCGATAAATGAGAGGATGGAAGATTTAGTATGTGCTCCACTGGCAGTTGAAGATGCTCTTGTGGCTTTGTTTGATCATAGCGATCCTACTCTTCAGCGGAGGGTGGTTGAGACATATATTCGTAGATTGTATCAG CCCTATCTTGTAAGTGGAAGTATCCGAATGCAATGGCACCGAGCTGGCCTAATTGCTCTATGGGAGTTCTCTGAAGAGCATCTTAAGCAAAGAAATGGGCAAGATGTGCTCCTACGGCAAGTAGAGAGTCCCATTGAGAAGAGATGGGGTGTCATGGTTGTAATCAAGTCTCTCCAATTTCTAGCAACTGCAATTGATTCTGCATTGAAGGAGACTTCACAGTATAGAGCAGGTGTTGGAAGTGTCTCGAATGGTACCCATGTAAATTCTAATCAAAGCAATATGCTGCATATTGCTTTGGTTGGTATCAATAATCAGATGAGTACTCTCCAAGACAG TGGCGATGAGGATCAAGCACAAGAAAGGATCAACAAACTATCCAAAATTTTGAAGGATAACACTATTACATCACATCTTAATGGTGCTGGTGTTAAGGTTGTCAGTTGCATTATCCAACGAGATGAAGGGCGTCCGCCAATGCGACACTCTTTCCAATGGTCTGTTGACAAGCTTTATTACGAGGAGGATCCAATGCTCCGCCATGTGGAACCACCATTGTCTATATTCCTTGAGCTG GACAAAGTAAATTTGGAAGGTTACACTGAAGTAAAATACACCCCATCACGTGACCGACAGTGGCATATTTATACACTTACAAAGAACAAGAAAGATCAAAGATTAAACGACCAGAGGATGTTCCTTCGTACCATAGTCAGACAACCAAGCGCAACAAATGGTTTCCTGTCAGGAAGTATTGACAATGAAGTAGGCCGCACTCAAGCTTCATCATCATTCACATCAAACAGCATTCTCAGATCATTGATGGGAGCACTAGAAGAAATAGAGCTACATGCTCATAGTGAGACTGTGAGATCGGGCCATTCACACATGTATCTGTGCTTACTGAGAGAACAACAATTGCAAGAACTTATTCCATTTTCAAG GATGGCTGATGAAGTTGATCAGGAAGAAGCAACTGCATGCACACTTTTGAAGCATATGGCGTTGAATTTATATGAGCATGTTGGGGTCAGGATGCATCGTCTTTCTGTGTGCCAGTGGGAAGTGAAGCTCTGGTTGGTTTGTGATGGGCAAGCTAGTGGTGCTTGGAGAGTTGTTGTTACGAATGTTACTGGTCACACTTGCACTGTTGAT ATTTACCGAGAAGTGGAGGACCCCAGTACACATCAGCTTATCtaccactctgccacagccacggCTGGCCCTCTGCATGGCGTTGCATTGAATGAACCGTACAAGCCTTTGGATGCTATTGACCTTAAACGTTATGCTGCTAGGAAAAACGAAACTACATACTGCTATGATTTCCCCTTG GCATTTGAAACAGCGCTGAAGAGGTCATGGAAATCAAGTAATTATGGTGTTACTGAATCTAATGACCATAATCAACTTTATGCTGAAGTGAAAGAGCTTATATTTGCTGATTCAGATGGAGCGTGGGGTACTCCATTGATTTCAGTTGAACGCCCCCCAGGCATCAATGATATTGGCATTGTTGCTTGGAACATGAAGCTGTCCACACCTGAATTCCCAAGTGGTCGGGAGATTATAGTTGTTGCAAATGATGTGACATTTAAAGCTGGGTCCTTTGGTCCAAGAGAAGATGCATTTTTTGATGCAGTTACCAACCTGGCTTGTGAGAGGAAACTTCCTCTTATCTACCTGGCAGCAACTGCTGGTGCCAGGCTTGGTGTAGCAGAGGAAGTCAAGGCATGCTTCCATGTCGGCTGGTCTGATGATGAAAGCCCTGAACGTGGTTTTCACTACATTTACCTCACTGAACAAGATTATTCACGCCTAAGCTCTTCAGTTATAGCTCACGAGCTGAAACTAGAAAATGGAGAAACCAGATGGGTGGTTGATACCATTGTTGGGAAAGAGGATGGACTTGGTTGTGAGAATCTCCATGGAAGTGGTGCAATTGCCAGCGCGTATTCTAAGGCATACAAAGAAACCTTCACCCTGACATTTGTGACTGGAAGAGCTGTTGGCATTGGAGCCTATCTGGCTCGTTTAGGTATGCGGTGCATACAACGTCTTGATCAACCAATTATTCTGACTGGGTTTTCTGCACTGAACAAGCTTCTGGGACGGGAGGTATACAGTTCTCATATGCAATTGGGTGGCCCCAAAATCATGGCTACAAATGGTGTTGTCCACCAGACCGTGTCAGATGATCTTGAAGGTGTTTCTGCTATACTGAAATGGCTCAGTTATGTTCCTCCATATGTTGGTGGTCCCCTTCCTATTATGAAACCCCTGGACCCACCAGAAAGACCTGTAACATACTTCCCTGAAAATTCTTGTGATGCTCATGCAGCCATATGTGGCATTCAGGATGGTGAAGGCAACTGGTTGGGTGGCATGTTTGACAGGGAAAGCTTCGTGGAAACATTGGAAGGCTGGGCAAAAACAGTTATCACTGGAAGAGCAAAACTTGGTGGAATACCAGTTGGTGTCATAGCTGTGGAAACCCAGACGGTGATGCAAGTCATCCCTGCTGATCCAGGGCAGGTTGATTCTGCTGAGCGTGTAGTCCCTCAAGCAGGACAGGTGTGGTTCCCTGATTCTGCCACCAAAACAGCTCAGGCATTACTGGATTTCAACCGTGAGGAGCTTCCATTGTTCATCCTTGCAAATTGGAGAGGTTTCTCTGGTGGGCAAAGGGATCTGTTTGAAGGGATCCTTCAGGCTGGTTCAACAATTGTTGAGAATCTGAGGACATACAAGCAGCCTGCTTTTGTATATATTCCAATGGGTGGAGAGCTGCGGGGAGGGGCCTGGGTTGTGGTGGACAGCAAGATCAATCCGGACCACATTGAGATGTATGCCGAGAGGACTGCGAAAGGGAACGTCCTTGAGCCAGAAGGATTGGTGGAGATCAAATTCAGACCAAAGGAACTGGAAGATTGCATGCTAAGGCTTGACCCAGAATTGATTGGCCTGAATGCTAGGCTGAAAGAGATGAAGAAACAAAATGCCAGCAACTCAGAAATGGAGACTATCCGGAGGAGTATGACTGTTCGTATGAAGCACCTGATGCCTGTATATACTCAGGTTGCCACACGGTTTGCTGAGTTGCATGACACCTCCGCTAGAATGGCTGCCAAAGGCGTGATTGGTAAGGTTGTTGATTGGGAGGAGTCTCGGGCCTTCTTCTATGGGAGATTGCGAAGGAGAGTTGCTGAGGATGCCCTTGCCAAAGAAGTTAAAGAAGCTGCTGGTGAGCAGCTGTCCCACAAATCAGCATTGGAGTCTATCAAGAAATGGTATCTAGCGTCCAAGGAAAGTGAAGGAGATAGTGACAAGTGGAACGAGGATGAATCTTTCTTCGCTTGGAAGGATGATCCCAAGAACTACGAGAACTATCTTGAGGAGTTAAAGgctgaaagagtatccaaaTGGTTCTCGCATCTTGCTGAAAGTTCAGATGTGAAAGCCCTACCGAACGGTCTTTCACTGCTCCTTAACAAG ATGAATCCTTCGAAGAGGGAGCAGGTCATCGATGGGCTCAGGCAGCTTCTTGGTTGA